A part of Paenibacillus donghaensis genomic DNA contains:
- a CDS encoding cache domain-containing sensor histidine kinase, with translation MSKTSFALSKNTSGKPLVNIDERSVARKFIQPSLSRRFFLINFSKFLLFCLIPVLILGSLSIFITERYIAEGIESDNEQTLNQYSDFLQIIVGEMDSLSLSFDQDPKITMMLKRLLTKSSLTYNEWEAFFYLKNVIDVPANSKPYVHSIYIYYDNPMRRFLSTREGLTDMETFFDRSWLETTENQKNDGEMKTAVRNIKEFDIKNTSYSVITVSKPFAANKGRIVINFTPDYFKKSFNTLRKFQDQTILITDAEGNPIMHSDFSTYMNTATMDYLSQVAVSRRNTTVAFEEDGPHSYIEKGQHITIKPIPRLGWYLITTVPNTSMYGPVRTLTLVTILLSICCVLISTLLAVWMTRKNYRQVNSIISALNSADLKHPIVGSGKRVRDLYELIIHNILESFLQQRYLKIQLSEKKYREEVLELRALQSQMNPHFLSNTLHSIYWKSVELTRSPNAVSGMIERLADMLEYAVRTTEELVTLEEELLYCRDYINIQRMCHPTRLEVIWESTEGFEAYKVLKLSLQPIIENSIQYGLEEGDVDDLRIKVRFRSDSSCLKVTVLDNGPGILPERLADIESRLTAEEEPAAHVGLTNTFRRLGLKYGSNSQLRIISKPGVGTAVTLFFPQ, from the coding sequence ATGTCAAAAACTTCATTCGCACTTTCAAAGAACACTTCGGGAAAACCCCTAGTCAATATCGACGAGCGTAGTGTAGCCAGGAAATTCATTCAACCATCGCTGAGTCGCCGTTTTTTTCTAATCAATTTTTCGAAATTCCTGCTCTTTTGTCTAATTCCTGTACTCATTCTGGGATCGCTTTCTATTTTTATTACAGAGCGATATATCGCAGAAGGCATTGAATCCGATAATGAACAGACTCTCAATCAGTATAGCGATTTTCTACAAATCATTGTTGGCGAGATGGACTCTCTTAGCTTGTCATTCGACCAGGATCCAAAAATCACGATGATGCTAAAGCGTTTACTAACCAAGTCTTCTTTAACTTACAATGAGTGGGAAGCCTTTTTTTACCTGAAAAATGTAATTGATGTTCCTGCTAATTCCAAACCTTACGTCCATTCCATTTACATTTACTATGACAATCCCATGCGTCGGTTCTTGTCTACCCGCGAAGGTTTGACCGATATGGAAACTTTCTTTGATCGTTCATGGCTTGAAACGACGGAAAATCAGAAAAATGACGGTGAGATGAAGACTGCTGTTCGGAACATAAAGGAATTTGATATCAAGAATACCTCTTACTCTGTCATCACTGTTTCAAAGCCTTTTGCTGCCAACAAAGGACGTATTGTTATCAATTTCACCCCAGACTATTTCAAGAAGTCCTTTAACACGCTACGTAAATTTCAGGATCAGACTATCCTCATCACCGATGCGGAGGGAAATCCGATAATGCATTCGGACTTCTCCACATACATGAATACAGCAACAATGGATTACTTATCGCAAGTAGCCGTATCTCGAAGAAATACAACAGTTGCCTTTGAGGAGGACGGGCCTCATTCGTATATTGAGAAGGGACAGCATATCACAATTAAACCAATCCCTCGTCTTGGATGGTACCTTATTACGACTGTTCCAAATACATCTATGTATGGCCCCGTTCGGACGCTGACACTGGTTACCATCCTACTCTCCATTTGCTGCGTCCTGATCAGCACTTTGCTCGCCGTATGGATGACACGCAAAAATTATCGTCAGGTTAACAGTATTATTTCGGCGCTTAACTCAGCTGATTTAAAACACCCAATTGTCGGAAGCGGTAAGCGGGTACGGGACTTATATGAGCTCATTATCCATAACATTCTAGAGTCTTTTTTGCAGCAGCGATATTTAAAAATACAACTATCAGAAAAGAAATACAGGGAGGAGGTCCTCGAACTACGTGCGTTACAATCACAGATGAATCCTCATTTCTTGTCCAATACACTCCATTCAATTTATTGGAAGAGCGTAGAGTTAACACGTTCACCTAACGCTGTAAGCGGGATGATTGAGAGACTGGCAGACATGCTAGAATATGCAGTTCGTACGACTGAGGAATTGGTCACACTGGAGGAAGAACTTCTATATTGCCGTGATTACATCAATATACAGCGGATGTGCCATCCTACCCGTCTTGAGGTCATCTGGGAATCAACAGAAGGATTTGAAGCATATAAAGTGTTGAAGCTTAGTCTGCAGCCGATTATCGAGAATAGTATACAATATGGTCTCGAAGAAGGTGATGTGGATGACTTGCGAATCAAGGTGCGTTTCCGATCGGATAGTTCTTGCTTGAAGGTGACTGTACTGGACAATGGTCCGGGTATCCTACCAGAGCGTCTCGCCGATATCGAATCCAGGTTGACGGCTGAGGAAGAGCCCGCCGCGCATGTTGGACTTACGAACACCTTCCGTAGGCTTGGGCTTAAGTACGGTTCCAATTCACAGCTGCGTATTATTAGTAAGCCTGGTGTTGGAACGGCTGTAACACTTTTTTTCCCGCAGTAG
- a CDS encoding glycosyl hydrolase 115 family protein, translating to MSKVHVADNRLELFTRNKPVHIYVSETENSAVHLAAANLITDISRTCGGKAVLSNEIDECAIIIATLEHSASVPAVLQDKKLSLDQLKNEAGTLRWEAFLQEAVDDVFYIVGTDRRGTIFGIYDLCEAMGVSPWHYWADVPVKTGDSFSVPENFIKVDWPSVQYRGVFLNDEEELNDWARLHTPDGSIGPVAYRHIFELLLRLKANYIWPAMHVNYFNGDQENGALAEQMGIVVGTSHCDMLLRSNQNEWSPWTEGKGYTDAEYDYSIEGRNREILQEYWRESIEQNRNYEVCFTMGMRGIHDSGFHTRVIDADSSMSEADKKEAKVRLLGQVIRDQRQLLIDVLGEEKGKAAMQTFVPYKEVLSLYDQGLDLPDDITLIWANDNFGHMRRYPSAAESSRSGGNGLYFHSSYWAAPGTGMSYLFINSIPLAQTGNELKKSYESGIRKVWVLNVGGLKPVEQDMEYFLRYGWEAGRAGGITQDPSRFTEHWINSNFSGEHGAEAAQLYTAFAQVTNVRKIEHMQPGVFSQTAYGDEAGRRLMILEDLYRRGNAILQKLPQEERAALFQLFLMKIHASYYTNHEFYYADRSVLSYERGNMQAADRYTELSVKMLDNKRRMLHFYDKKMSDGKWEGILTPENFPPPPTALYPVRKPALQITGSALRADLWNGEETMRFSVYGQRQKWIELGNQGAGSIPYTVEVLKGAEWIVLSETEGTLQTEERIQVSVKDPMAYAGERGLIVVRDHRNGSVIHVNVEIELAAVVPENFTGYIEADEYVSMPAAGYHQQGYISAGEAQYGWVKVPGMGRYEGAALMAWHPDGQSLDGALQNNAYVGYDIFVQEGGEYVLEIHRFLTLNSTGRIRFAVVIDDGEPILVESETNDEWKGSWQQSIMDNGEKLLVKLPVPSGAHTLKLYMVDNYVTISKLVLYTGARKDSNLGPAFSTHHQVPLAGYGTESPDVDWNEVERLCSEFYNTREDEVLPPPVLYATREFFEQLFDLIFMKCLSYPQPLLGNKRYDSLWKSTDEKNVVEAFGAGRFAEKEGVVAIEAEYVLENSDNAYLTPAADDHALAWSHLQAETNGRTGFAMHVAEPGMLWEEPGTAPGMHYRISIYTPGVYHVWLLIRHHNGQSDSCYLALDGTARPLSEQFGGGELHTYNTAQAYYWCHISDLELTRREHVLSILARKSQLRVDRIYLSTGDELPPADAQWQDSIRQ from the coding sequence TTGAGTAAAGTCCATGTAGCAGACAATCGTCTGGAGCTGTTCACAAGAAACAAGCCGGTACATATTTATGTGTCTGAAACGGAAAACAGTGCCGTACATCTGGCGGCCGCGAATCTGATTACGGATATCAGCCGGACCTGCGGCGGTAAGGCCGTACTTTCGAATGAGATTGATGAATGCGCCATCATTATCGCAACTCTGGAGCACAGCGCATCCGTTCCGGCCGTTCTGCAAGATAAAAAGCTTTCGCTGGATCAGCTGAAAAATGAAGCAGGGACCCTCCGCTGGGAAGCTTTTCTCCAGGAAGCTGTGGACGACGTGTTCTACATAGTTGGAACAGACCGCCGGGGGACGATCTTCGGCATTTATGATCTGTGCGAGGCAATGGGCGTGTCCCCTTGGCATTATTGGGCGGATGTTCCGGTTAAAACGGGAGATTCGTTTAGTGTGCCTGAGAATTTTATAAAAGTGGATTGGCCTTCTGTGCAGTACAGAGGTGTTTTTCTGAATGATGAAGAGGAACTGAATGACTGGGCCAGACTCCATACGCCGGATGGTAGCATTGGACCGGTTGCTTACCGCCATATCTTTGAGCTACTGCTCCGCCTGAAGGCGAATTACATCTGGCCGGCGATGCATGTCAATTATTTCAACGGTGATCAGGAGAACGGCGCTCTTGCCGAGCAGATGGGCATTGTGGTTGGAACATCCCACTGTGATATGCTGCTGCGCAGCAACCAGAATGAGTGGAGTCCATGGACAGAGGGCAAGGGGTATACGGATGCCGAATACGATTATTCCATTGAAGGGCGCAACCGGGAAATTCTCCAGGAATACTGGCGGGAAAGTATAGAGCAAAACCGGAATTACGAAGTATGCTTTACGATGGGGATGCGGGGCATTCATGATTCGGGATTCCATACCCGGGTTATTGACGCGGATTCGTCCATGAGTGAAGCAGACAAGAAGGAGGCAAAGGTCAGGCTTCTGGGCCAGGTCATCCGGGATCAGCGGCAGCTTCTTATAGACGTGTTGGGAGAGGAAAAAGGGAAGGCGGCCATGCAGACCTTTGTCCCTTATAAAGAGGTACTGTCGCTGTATGACCAGGGACTGGATCTGCCCGATGATATTACACTAATTTGGGCGAACGACAATTTCGGCCATATGAGGCGGTATCCTTCTGCGGCTGAAAGCAGCCGCAGCGGCGGGAACGGGCTGTACTTCCACAGCTCCTACTGGGCGGCGCCAGGCACGGGAATGAGCTATCTGTTCATTAATTCCATTCCGCTGGCGCAGACGGGAAATGAGCTGAAGAAATCCTACGAGTCAGGCATCCGGAAAGTATGGGTGCTGAATGTCGGCGGCCTGAAGCCGGTGGAGCAGGATATGGAGTATTTTCTCCGGTACGGCTGGGAAGCGGGCAGAGCAGGCGGGATAACCCAAGATCCGTCACGGTTTACGGAGCACTGGATCAATTCGAATTTCTCCGGTGAACATGGGGCCGAGGCTGCACAGCTGTATACGGCATTTGCCCAAGTGACCAATGTGCGAAAAATTGAGCATATGCAGCCCGGCGTCTTTTCACAGACTGCCTATGGTGATGAAGCAGGGCGCAGGCTGATGATCCTTGAGGATCTTTATCGTCGGGGCAATGCCATTCTGCAGAAGCTGCCGCAGGAGGAGCGTGCCGCATTATTCCAGCTGTTCTTGATGAAGATTCACGCTTCCTACTATACCAACCATGAATTTTATTATGCGGACCGGAGCGTGCTGTCGTATGAGCGCGGCAATATGCAGGCTGCCGACAGGTATACGGAGCTCTCGGTGAAGATGCTGGACAATAAACGGCGGATGCTGCATTTCTATGACAAGAAAATGAGTGACGGCAAATGGGAAGGCATCCTTACTCCGGAGAACTTTCCGCCACCGCCGACTGCGCTTTATCCTGTGAGAAAGCCGGCGCTGCAAATTACCGGGAGCGCCCTGCGGGCAGATCTCTGGAACGGGGAGGAGACCATGCGGTTCTCCGTCTATGGACAGCGGCAGAAGTGGATTGAGCTCGGGAACCAGGGTGCGGGGAGCATCCCTTATACCGTAGAGGTTCTGAAGGGAGCGGAATGGATTGTCCTGTCCGAAACGGAAGGGACGCTGCAGACTGAGGAGCGGATTCAAGTATCGGTAAAAGATCCTATGGCGTATGCTGGCGAGCGCGGGCTCATCGTTGTCCGTGATCACAGAAATGGTTCGGTTATCCACGTCAATGTTGAGATTGAACTGGCTGCGGTAGTTCCAGAGAATTTCACAGGATATATCGAAGCGGACGAGTATGTATCCATGCCTGCTGCCGGGTATCATCAACAAGGCTATATCAGTGCAGGTGAAGCACAGTACGGCTGGGTGAAGGTGCCGGGAATGGGTAGGTACGAGGGAGCTGCGCTGATGGCCTGGCATCCGGACGGACAGTCGCTTGACGGGGCGCTTCAGAATAACGCTTATGTAGGATACGACATCTTTGTGCAGGAAGGCGGAGAGTATGTTCTGGAAATACACCGTTTCCTGACGCTGAATTCTACGGGCAGAATCCGCTTTGCTGTCGTCATAGATGACGGAGAACCCATCCTTGTCGAATCGGAAACGAATGACGAATGGAAGGGAAGCTGGCAGCAGAGCATTATGGATAACGGGGAAAAGCTGCTGGTGAAGCTGCCGGTTCCATCAGGCGCACATACCCTGAAGCTGTATATGGTCGATAACTATGTGACGATCTCCAAGCTGGTGCTGTATACAGGCGCCAGAAAAGACTCTAATTTAGGACCGGCTTTCAGTACGCATCACCAGGTACCGCTTGCCGGATACGGAACCGAAAGTCCGGATGTGGATTGGAATGAAGTGGAGCGGCTGTGCAGTGAATTTTATAACACACGAGAGGATGAGGTACTGCCGCCGCCTGTTTTATATGCAACCAGAGAATTCTTCGAGCAACTGTTCGATCTGATATTCATGAAATGCCTAAGTTATCCACAACCCCTACTTGGGAATAAACGCTATGATAGCCTCTGGAAAAGCACGGATGAAAAAAATGTTGTCGAGGCCTTTGGAGCAGGCAGATTTGCTGAAAAAGAAGGCGTAGTAGCCATCGAAGCGGAATATGTCCTGGAGAACTCGGATAATGCGTATCTGACACCTGCAGCAGATGATCATGCGCTTGCCTGGAGTCATCTGCAGGCCGAAACCAACGGAAGAACAGGTTTTGCGATGCATGTTGCTGAGCCGGGAATGCTGTGGGAAGAGCCCGGCACTGCGCCTGGCATGCATTATAGAATAAGTATTTATACTCCCGGGGTTTATCATGTGTGGCTGCTGATCAGGCACCATAACGGCCAGTCCGATTCCTGTTATCTGGCTCTTGACGGCACAGCGAGACCTTTATCCGAGCAGTTCGGCGGAGGGGAACTGCACACCTACAATACCGCTCAAGCGTATTACTGGTGCCATATCTCCGATCTGGAGCTAACCCGAAGGGAGCATGTGCTGTCCATCCTGGCTAGAAAGTCACAGCTCCGGGTGGACCGGATCTATCTGAGTACAGGAGACGAGCTTCCACCGGCTGATGCACAGTGGCAGGATTCGATTAGACAATAA
- a CDS encoding helix-turn-helix transcriptional regulator: MSADLFVAHPLFFIEYMKHDAGHRMPNVHYHNCYELYILEEGHHNMLVNDSMLTLAMHDTALFKPNLFHQSYRNHGCARTCIYFTERFLRLYFTERSIQSLLGYFDRTIISIDKEMFPRIKKLLLLLEKEDVADSRNRIFIYLAEILDILNHSKSPPKTVETPASPSNIDLILSYINQNYDKIRKIEEISDQFFISKYYLCHIFKEATGLTLVHYINNIRIQHACNMLVNTDLSILDIGMACGFNSSMYFCKIFKQAVSVTPSEFRRNAQ; encoded by the coding sequence ATGAGCGCTGATTTGTTTGTCGCACATCCTTTATTTTTCATTGAATACATGAAGCATGACGCCGGGCACCGGATGCCCAATGTCCATTACCACAACTGCTATGAGCTGTATATTCTTGAAGAGGGCCATCACAATATGTTGGTAAATGATTCGATGCTGACCCTTGCGATGCATGACACGGCCTTGTTTAAGCCTAACCTGTTCCACCAGAGCTACCGGAATCACGGCTGTGCTAGAACCTGCATCTACTTCACCGAGCGTTTCCTGCGGCTGTATTTTACAGAGCGGTCCATCCAATCTTTACTGGGTTACTTCGACAGAACGATCATCTCAATTGACAAGGAAATGTTTCCCCGGATCAAAAAGCTGCTGCTGTTATTGGAAAAAGAAGATGTAGCGGACAGCCGCAACCGTATTTTCATCTACTTGGCAGAGATTTTGGACATTCTGAATCACAGTAAAAGCCCGCCAAAAACCGTAGAGACACCTGCATCGCCCAGTAATATTGACCTGATTCTATCCTATATTAATCAAAACTATGATAAAATCCGTAAAATCGAAGAGATCTCCGACCAGTTCTTCATTTCCAAATACTATTTGTGCCATATCTTCAAAGAAGCTACTGGGCTTACCCTGGTACATTATATAAACAACATAAGAATACAACATGCTTGTAATATGCTTGTTAATACCGACCTGTCTATCCTGGATATCGGGATGGCCTGCGGCTTCAACTCATCCATGTATTTCTGTAAAATCTTTAAGCAAGCTGTATCCGTAACGCCAAGCGAATTCAGGAGGAATGCGCAATAG
- a CDS encoding SDR family NAD(P)-dependent oxidoreductase yields MDLANKHISLVTGAGTGLGRATAVEFAKEGSMVVLVGRRKEKLEEVSALISQSNGQSFLIPADVTCLEDVNKLRDQVLTRFGRLDWLINNAGVAGKQITIDVTII; encoded by the coding sequence ATGGATCTAGCTAATAAGCACATATCGCTTGTTACTGGAGCAGGTACTGGATTAGGGCGTGCGACGGCTGTTGAATTTGCAAAAGAGGGCTCAATGGTCGTCCTCGTAGGTAGACGAAAGGAAAAATTGGAGGAAGTTTCGGCGTTAATATCTCAATCAAACGGCCAATCCTTTTTAATACCAGCAGATGTTACATGCTTAGAAGATGTGAATAAACTGCGCGATCAAGTGTTAACCCGTTTCGGAAGATTGGATTGGCTGATTAATAATGCTGGCGTTGCAGGGAAACAAATAACTATTGACGTTACAATTATATGA